In the genome of Deinococcus sp. YIM 77859, one region contains:
- a CDS encoding delta-60 repeat domain-containing protein — MKRYAVIFLALSGALLGQGAWAAGVPGSPDPAFQTIQPAFQPRAKAVQVDGRIVVLGVTRQAAGIAYELARYRPDGRPDPSFGRDGRVTLPEWGAESRSGLQVAVQADGCLLVLGGGALLRLLPGGQLDRSFGEDGVVRTSLPENAQALAPLRDGRVLIAGGTRALSPDSAAPPAAFALVRLLPDGRLDPRFGQGGQVTTPVRTSAAAYSLLPLPDGRVVVGGTALTFQPEAYGAWVLARYLPSGQLDPTFGEGGLATLREDRFASTRPSGLALDETGAVLAAGFLSSGVCDWVRVQPNGQLDPAWVHEISSTLRTEGAGLPAAVVSLALQPDGRALVGGCRQYTADPASLGQPVVLRLRATGQPDLTFGESGLAPVPDSTGVMLAPDGKIVVGLLPVSKLWP, encoded by the coding sequence GATTCAGCCCGCGTTCCAGCCCAGAGCCAAGGCCGTGCAGGTGGACGGCCGAATTGTGGTGCTTGGGGTGACCCGTCAAGCCGCTGGCATCGCCTACGAGCTGGCACGGTATCGCCCGGATGGGCGACCTGACCCGAGTTTTGGCCGCGACGGTCGGGTGACGCTGCCTGAATGGGGTGCGGAAAGTCGCAGTGGCCTGCAGGTGGCTGTGCAGGCGGATGGGTGCCTCCTGGTCCTGGGGGGAGGAGCGCTGCTGCGCCTGCTGCCCGGTGGTCAGCTCGACCGCAGCTTCGGAGAAGACGGCGTGGTCAGGACAAGCCTTCCCGAGAACGCCCAGGCGCTGGCGCCGCTTCGTGATGGCCGGGTACTGATCGCTGGGGGAACACGAGCGCTGTCACCCGATTCGGCGGCTCCCCCCGCCGCCTTCGCGCTTGTTCGGCTGCTTCCGGATGGGCGGCTCGATCCCCGTTTCGGGCAGGGTGGACAGGTCACGACACCGGTGCGCACGTCGGCAGCCGCCTACAGCCTGCTGCCCTTGCCGGACGGCCGTGTGGTGGTGGGAGGGACAGCGCTGACCTTCCAACCCGAGGCGTACGGTGCGTGGGTCTTGGCGCGTTACCTGCCAAGCGGGCAGCTTGACCCCACATTCGGTGAGGGGGGCCTAGCCACCCTGCGCGAGGACCGGTTTGCCTCCACCCGTCCCAGCGGCCTGGCGCTGGACGAGACCGGCGCGGTGCTGGCCGCAGGCTTTTTGAGTAGCGGCGTTTGCGACTGGGTACGGGTGCAGCCGAACGGGCAGCTTGATCCCGCGTGGGTCCATGAGATCTCGAGCACCCTACGAACCGAAGGGGCGGGCTTACCGGCGGCCGTGGTTTCGCTGGCGCTGCAGCCGGATGGCCGCGCATTGGTGGGGGGCTGCCGGCAGTACACCGCAGACCCCGCATCCCTGGGGCAGCCGGTGGTGTTGCGGCTGAGGGCCACCGGGCAGCCTGATCTCACCTTTGGGGAGAGTGGACTGGCCCCGGTACCGGACAGCACAGGAGTGATGCTCGCCCCAGACGGCAAGATCGTGGTGGGGCTCTTACCGGTGTCCAAACTCTGGCCCTGA